One Antarctobacter heliothermus DNA segment encodes these proteins:
- a CDS encoding indolepyruvate ferredoxin oxidoreductase family protein: protein MTDLTPILTDYTLEDRYTRVQGRVFMTGTQAIVRIALDQARRDRARGLDTRGYVSGYRGSPVGGIDLEVGRNRAVVEGAGITFLAAVNEEFGATQMIGTQQVETDPDKTCEGVFGLWYGKGPGVDRAADALKHGNAYGSSPTGGVLVVAGDDHGCVSSSMPHQSDVAFMNFFMPTLNPANVAEFLPFGEWGYALSRFSGMWVGFKAISETVESGMSFELPKDRTFVTPDFTPPKTGLHYRWPDLPGPQIEERMEAKKNAVLAFARANPIDRAEWGHDARFGIVTTGKAHLDTLEALRLLGLDEAAARELGIDIYKVGMVWPLEDVGALAFAAGKQELLVIEEKRGIIESQLKEYFYDFPGQKPDRMVGKRDEHGARLIPWTHELGAVMLARIIAARLDLNLGTSLTERAKGIVPPPNLIEVPGAARTPYFCSGCPHNSSTKVPEGSGALAGIGCHFMASWMDRNTTSLIQMGGEGVNWVARSKFNGNKHIFQNLGEGTYYHSGSLAIRQAIAAGTNITYKILFNDAVAMTGGQTVDGPISVEAIAHSVLAEGAKRVVVVSDQPEQFRAADLPSGVAIEHRREMDRVQRELREIPGTTVLIYQQTCATEKRRLRKRGKMEDPKKFAVINPLVCEGCGDCGVESNCLSVEPLETEFGRKRQINLNSCNKDFTCVNGFCPSFVTVEGGTLKKGRGVSASQLAELQAGLPAPVMPTLDAPWDILVTGVGGTGVVTVGQLIAMAANLEGKGASVLDFMGFAQKFGPVLSYLRMSATPQKVNQARIEPSSADALIGCDLVVSSSPKASMTYRAGHTRGVVNTALMPTGDFTRNRDADLKAGERLARIGAAVDGSALYGLDANALSEALLGDTVFANVLMLGAAWQAGLVPLSEAALMRAIELNGVKPDVNKQAFHWGRVAVNDPQAVEKIAGTQAQPVQTLEQMIDRRAAFLVDYQSSAWAQTYRDALTPVIAAETQVAGAPGALTEAAAKGLFKLMSYKDEYEVARLHTQTGFIEGLKDRFEGEFTVKHHLAPPMLSKGTDARGRPLKRVFGPWVQVAFRQLARMKRLRGTALDVFGWTEERRMERALITEYRALLDRLVAGLTADNRDEAARIAGMVMEIRGFGPVKAEAVDKTRARIDAAIVDYVG from the coding sequence ATGACTGATCTGACCCCGATACTGACCGATTACACATTGGAAGATCGCTATACCCGTGTGCAGGGACGCGTCTTCATGACCGGGACACAGGCGATCGTGCGCATCGCGCTGGATCAGGCGCGGCGCGACCGGGCGCGTGGACTGGACACGCGGGGATATGTTTCTGGCTATCGGGGATCGCCGGTGGGCGGCATCGACCTGGAAGTTGGGCGCAATCGTGCCGTGGTCGAGGGGGCCGGGATCACCTTTCTGGCCGCGGTCAATGAGGAGTTCGGCGCCACCCAGATGATCGGCACCCAGCAGGTGGAAACTGACCCGGACAAAACCTGTGAGGGCGTCTTCGGCTTGTGGTACGGCAAGGGGCCGGGGGTGGACCGGGCGGCGGATGCGCTTAAGCACGGCAATGCCTATGGTTCGTCGCCCACGGGCGGTGTGCTGGTGGTGGCGGGGGACGATCACGGCTGTGTGTCGTCGTCGATGCCGCATCAGTCTGACGTGGCCTTCATGAACTTTTTTATGCCGACGCTGAACCCGGCCAATGTGGCGGAGTTTCTGCCGTTTGGGGAATGGGGTTATGCGTTGTCGCGGTTTTCCGGCATGTGGGTCGGGTTCAAGGCGATTTCCGAGACGGTTGAGTCCGGCATGTCGTTTGAATTGCCCAAGGATCGGACGTTTGTGACGCCGGATTTCACGCCGCCGAAGACGGGGTTGCATTACCGTTGGCCCGACCTGCCCGGGCCGCAGATCGAAGAGCGGATGGAGGCAAAAAAGAACGCCGTTCTGGCCTTTGCCCGCGCCAACCCGATCGACCGGGCGGAATGGGGTCATGACGCCCGGTTCGGCATTGTGACCACCGGCAAGGCGCACCTGGATACGCTGGAGGCGCTGCGCCTGTTGGGGCTGGATGAGGCCGCTGCGCGGGAACTGGGTATCGACATCTACAAGGTCGGCATGGTCTGGCCGCTGGAAGATGTGGGCGCGCTGGCTTTTGCTGCCGGCAAGCAGGAACTGCTGGTGATCGAGGAAAAGCGCGGCATCATCGAAAGCCAGCTGAAGGAATATTTCTACGACTTCCCCGGTCAAAAGCCGGATCGCATGGTTGGCAAGCGCGATGAACATGGCGCGCGGCTGATCCCATGGACGCATGAGCTGGGCGCGGTGATGCTGGCGCGGATCATCGCCGCACGACTGGACTTGAACCTTGGCACATCACTCACGGAACGTGCCAAGGGGATCGTGCCGCCTCCGAACCTGATTGAGGTGCCGGGGGCGGCGCGGACTCCGTATTTCTGCTCGGGGTGTCCGCACAATAGCTCGACCAAGGTTCCCGAGGGCAGTGGTGCCCTCGCGGGCATTGGCTGTCACTTTATGGCCAGCTGGATGGACCGCAACACCACCTCGCTGATCCAGATGGGCGGGGAGGGCGTGAACTGGGTCGCACGATCCAAGTTCAACGGAAATAAGCATATCTTTCAGAATCTTGGTGAGGGGACGTATTACCATTCGGGGTCGCTGGCGATCCGGCAGGCCATCGCTGCCGGCACCAACATCACCTACAAGATCCTGTTCAACGACGCGGTTGCCATGACCGGAGGGCAGACGGTGGACGGGCCGATTTCGGTCGAGGCGATTGCCCATTCGGTGCTGGCCGAGGGAGCCAAGCGCGTGGTTGTCGTTTCAGACCAGCCCGAGCAATTCCGCGCGGCGGATCTGCCCTCGGGTGTGGCGATTGAACACCGGCGCGAGATGGACCGCGTTCAGCGCGAATTGCGTGAAATCCCTGGAACAACAGTGCTGATCTATCAGCAGACTTGCGCCACGGAAAAGCGTCGCCTGCGCAAGCGCGGCAAGATGGAAGACCCCAAGAAATTCGCCGTCATCAACCCGTTGGTCTGCGAGGGTTGCGGCGATTGCGGGGTGGAATCGAACTGCCTGAGTGTCGAACCGCTGGAGACGGAGTTTGGCCGCAAACGGCAGATCAATCTGAACTCCTGCAACAAGGACTTTACCTGTGTGAACGGGTTCTGCCCCAGCTTTGTCACCGTTGAGGGTGGCACGCTGAAGAAGGGGCGCGGTGTGTCTGCGTCTCAATTGGCAGAGTTGCAGGCCGGTTTGCCCGCGCCAGTGATGCCCACGCTGGATGCGCCTTGGGACATTTTGGTGACCGGGGTAGGCGGCACGGGGGTCGTGACCGTGGGCCAATTGATTGCCATGGCGGCCAATCTTGAGGGCAAAGGCGCCAGCGTGCTGGACTTTATGGGCTTTGCGCAGAAATTTGGCCCAGTTCTTAGCTATCTGCGCATGTCGGCGACCCCGCAAAAGGTCAATCAAGCGCGGATTGAACCGTCGTCCGCGGATGCGCTGATCGGCTGTGATCTGGTTGTCAGTTCCTCGCCCAAGGCATCAATGACGTACCGTGCAGGCCACACCCGTGGCGTGGTGAACACGGCGCTGATGCCGACGGGAGATTTCACACGCAACCGCGATGCCGACCTGAAAGCCGGTGAGAGGCTGGCGCGGATCGGGGCCGCTGTGGACGGATCAGCGCTGTATGGGTTGGACGCCAATGCGCTATCAGAGGCGCTGTTGGGCGACACAGTCTTTGCCAATGTGTTGATGCTGGGCGCTGCGTGGCAGGCGGGGTTGGTGCCGTTGTCAGAGGCAGCGCTGATGCGCGCGATAGAGCTGAACGGCGTCAAACCGGATGTGAACAAGCAGGCGTTTCACTGGGGCCGGGTTGCCGTCAATGACCCGCAGGCGGTTGAGAAAATCGCAGGCACGCAGGCGCAGCCGGTTCAGACGCTGGAGCAGATGATCGACCGGCGGGCGGCGTTTCTGGTGGATTACCAAAGCAGTGCCTGGGCGCAGACCTACCGGGATGCGCTGACGCCTGTGATTGCCGCCGAGACGCAGGTGGCGGGCGCACCCGGTGCATTGACGGAGGCGGCGGCCAAGGGCTTGTTCAAGCTGATGTCTTACAAGGATGAATATGAGGTCGCGAGGCTGCACACCCAGACCGGGTTCATTGAGGGGTTGAAGGATCGGTTTGAGGGGGAGTTCACGGTCAAACACCATCTTGCGCCGCCGATGCTGTCCAAAGGCACCGATGCGCGCGGGCGGCCTTTGAAGCGGGTGTTCGGCCCTTGGGTACAGGTGGCGTTCCGCCAGTTGGCGCGGATGAAGCGGCTGCGCGGCACCGCGCTGGATGTCTTTGGCTGGACCGAAGAACGCCGGATGGAACGTGCCTTGATCACCGAATATCGCGCCTTGCTGGACCGTCTTGTGGCGGGCTTGACCGCAGATAACCGGGATGAGGCGGCGCGGATTGCCGGGATGGTCATGGAAATACGCGGCTTTGGCCCGGTCAAGGCAGAGGCCGTCGACAAAACCCGCGCAAGGATCGATGCGGCAATCGTAGACTATGTCGGTTGA
- a CDS encoding Lrp/AsnC family transcriptional regulator, translating into MQDLADAVNSSSATCWRRLRNLEENGVIGPPVRHVTPSAVGLGMDAFVQVRMKSQDSRARAEFQRATETVPAITEVYSISGEWDYLLHLVVRDIADLESILMRHVLEHSNVAGTATMFVLRRIKQGTELPLPP; encoded by the coding sequence ATGCAGGATCTCGCCGACGCGGTGAACAGCTCGTCAGCCACCTGCTGGCGCCGCCTCAGGAACCTTGAGGAAAACGGCGTCATCGGCCCGCCGGTGCGCCACGTAACCCCCAGCGCGGTCGGCCTTGGCATGGATGCCTTTGTTCAGGTCCGCATGAAATCACAGGATTCGCGCGCCCGGGCCGAATTTCAGCGCGCAACAGAAACAGTCCCCGCCATCACCGAGGTCTATTCGATCTCCGGTGAATGGGACTATTTGCTTCACCTCGTGGTCCGAGATATCGCCGATCTGGAATCGATCCTGATGCGCCACGTCCTGGAACACTCCAATGTCGCGGGCACCGCGACCATGTTTGTCCTGCGCCGGATCAAACAAGGCACAGAGCTTCCCCTCCCCCCGTGA
- a CDS encoding cation-translocating P-type ATPase produces MTGDTRYGLTTQEAARRLQEVGPNQLAEQKPTSRWTILFRQFTSLLILMLIAAAAIAAVLGETVDAIAIMLVVVLNGILGFVQEWRTETALSALRSMLASEARVVRDGAQAMIDTRQIVPGDLVILEGGDKVPADMTLTTGMRLKVDESILTGESVPVDKALGDGTTRLFMGSNVVAGRAEGVVQATGSNTEFGNIAELTASIDEGETHLQEQLGRLARLLGVIAIGLAGMVLAAGLMVGRPWQEMFLTSIALAVAMVPEGLPAVVTITLALGASAMLQRRSLVRRLQAVETLGAATVICTDKTGTLTENAMTVTRVWTPSQDYEVSGTGYDPAGHIATHGKRVRAADDARLAELIDVGLSCNHAELSRVDDMWRMVGDPTEGALVTLAFKGGAPLPDTADRVAEIPFDADRKRMSVVMQRDEGLVQMVKGAPETVLDVCDRVQGADGVPRALSSDVRAEIEQVAADMASNGRRLLGFAKRAVTDPQAEEAGLIFLGFVGMIDPPRPEVRQAVGLCRSAGIRVMMITGDAAPTAGAIAREIGLEVDTVLTGADLDTLSDEDLEIKLDGNTHFARTTPAHKMRLVDALQRRGNLVAMTGDGVNDAPALRQADIGIAMGQRGTDVAKDASDLVLLDDNFATIVGAVEEGRRQFANIQRFVRYLLSSNAGEVVAIVINLFLGGPLIFLATQILWMNLVTDGVTAVALGMEKAAPDVMAQPPVPKDHPILDATGLMMIICFGLYTGSVSLWLFYSHLHEGVDLARTMVFTGMVLFEKVSVFAFRSFRLPLFRIGFFSNRPLLIAFAAMIGVQMAAIYWPPLQSLLHTVPLSMAQMGLLALLTLPLLVVPELLKAARGARAQGPSQRETILSMACRTVFWR; encoded by the coding sequence ATGACGGGCGACACGCGCTATGGACTGACCACCCAAGAGGCGGCGCGCCGCCTGCAAGAGGTCGGCCCCAACCAGTTGGCCGAACAGAAACCGACCTCGCGCTGGACCATCCTTTTTCGCCAATTCACCAGCCTGCTGATCCTGATGCTGATCGCCGCAGCCGCCATTGCCGCCGTGTTGGGCGAGACGGTCGATGCGATCGCCATCATGCTGGTCGTGGTGCTGAATGGCATTCTGGGCTTTGTTCAGGAGTGGCGGACAGAGACGGCGCTGTCCGCGCTTCGGAGCATGCTGGCGAGCGAGGCGCGGGTTGTCCGCGATGGCGCGCAGGCGATGATCGACACCCGTCAGATCGTGCCGGGCGATCTGGTGATTCTGGAAGGGGGCGACAAGGTGCCCGCCGACATGACCCTGACAACGGGTATGCGGCTGAAAGTCGATGAAAGCATCCTTACCGGAGAGTCGGTGCCGGTCGACAAGGCGCTGGGCGACGGGACCACACGCCTGTTCATGGGATCAAACGTGGTGGCGGGCCGCGCCGAAGGGGTGGTGCAGGCGACCGGGTCAAACACCGAGTTCGGCAATATTGCCGAGCTGACCGCATCCATCGACGAGGGCGAAACCCACCTGCAAGAACAGCTTGGCCGTCTGGCGCGGCTGCTGGGCGTGATCGCAATTGGTCTTGCTGGGATGGTGCTGGCGGCGGGCCTGATGGTGGGTCGTCCGTGGCAGGAAATGTTCCTGACCTCGATCGCACTGGCCGTGGCCATGGTACCCGAAGGTCTGCCTGCAGTGGTGACGATCACACTGGCGCTGGGGGCCTCGGCGATGCTGCAGCGTCGTTCTCTGGTGCGCAGGTTGCAGGCGGTCGAGACCTTGGGCGCGGCCACGGTGATCTGTACCGACAAGACTGGCACGCTGACAGAGAACGCCATGACGGTGACGCGGGTCTGGACGCCATCGCAGGACTATGAGGTGTCGGGCACAGGCTATGATCCCGCCGGACATATTGCGACCCATGGAAAACGAGTGCGCGCGGCAGACGATGCGCGGCTGGCAGAGCTGATCGACGTGGGCCTGTCGTGCAACCACGCCGAACTGTCGCGGGTCGATGACATGTGGCGCATGGTCGGCGACCCGACAGAGGGCGCGCTGGTCACGCTGGCGTTCAAGGGGGGGGCGCCCCTGCCCGATACAGCGGACCGGGTGGCCGAAATCCCCTTTGACGCAGACCGTAAACGGATGAGCGTGGTCATGCAGCGCGATGAGGGCCTTGTGCAGATGGTCAAAGGCGCGCCGGAAACGGTGCTGGATGTCTGCGACCGGGTGCAGGGAGCGGATGGCGTGCCGCGTGCGCTGTCGTCGGACGTCCGCGCCGAGATTGAGCAGGTGGCGGCGGACATGGCATCGAACGGACGTCGCCTGTTGGGGTTCGCGAAACGTGCGGTCACTGACCCGCAGGCAGAGGAGGCCGGGCTGATTTTTCTGGGCTTCGTTGGGATGATTGACCCGCCACGGCCAGAGGTGCGTCAGGCGGTGGGCCTGTGCCGCAGCGCTGGCATTCGCGTGATGATGATCACCGGGGACGCGGCCCCGACGGCTGGGGCCATTGCGCGCGAGATCGGGCTGGAGGTCGATACGGTGCTGACGGGCGCAGATCTGGACACCCTGTCCGACGAGGATCTTGAGATAAAGCTGGACGGCAACACGCATTTCGCCCGTACCACGCCCGCCCACAAGATGCGCCTTGTCGACGCGCTGCAAAGGCGCGGCAATCTGGTTGCCATGACCGGTGACGGGGTGAACGACGCGCCTGCGCTGCGGCAGGCGGACATCGGCATCGCCATGGGCCAGCGCGGCACTGATGTGGCCAAGGATGCCAGCGATCTGGTGCTGCTGGACGACAACTTTGCCACCATCGTCGGTGCGGTCGAGGAAGGCCGCCGCCAGTTCGCCAATATCCAGCGGTTCGTGCGCTATCTGCTTTCGTCGAATGCGGGGGAGGTGGTGGCTATTGTCATTAATCTCTTCCTCGGCGGGCCGCTGATCTTTCTTGCGACGCAGATTTTGTGGATGAACCTTGTCACCGACGGGGTGACGGCGGTGGCGCTGGGCATGGAAAAGGCAGCGCCCGACGTGATGGCCCAGCCGCCGGTGCCCAAGGACCACCCGATCCTTGATGCGACGGGCCTGATGATGATCATCTGTTTTGGCCTGTATACCGGAAGCGTTAGCCTGTGGCTGTTCTATAGCCATTTGCACGAAGGCGTGGATCTTGCGCGCACCATGGTCTTTACTGGTATGGTGCTGTTCGAAAAGGTCAGCGTCTTTGCCTTTCGGTCGTTCCGACTGCCGCTGTTTCGGATCGGGTTCTTTTCCAACCGCCCTCTGCTGATTGCCTTTGCCGCCATGATCGGGGTGCAGATGGCTGCGATCTACTGGCCGCCGCTGCAAAGCCTGTTGCACACCGTGCCGCTGTCGATGGCGCAGATGGGTCTTCTGGCGCTGCTGACCTTGCCGCTGCTGGTGGTCCCGGAACTGTTGAAAGCGGCCCGTGGGGCGCGGGCGCAGGGGCCTTCCCAGAGGGAAACGATCCTGTCTATGGCATGCCGGACAGTTTTCTGGCGGTGA
- a CDS encoding fumarylacetoacetate hydrolase family protein, whose translation MKLLRHGPKGQEKPGCLDASGRVRDLSEHVRDIAGEALLPESIARLKALNMDALPIVEGTPQDDLRLGPCVGQTGKFVCIGLNYADHAAESGLDVPPEPVIFNKWTSAIIGPDDDVIVPRGSEKTDWEVELGVVIGKGGAYIDEADAMDHVAGFCVINDVSEREYQIERAGTWDKGKGCDTFGPTGPWLVTPDEVGDYDALGMWLEVDGTRYQNGSTATMVYKVPHLISYCSQFMSLQPGDIISTGTPPGVGMGCKPPVYLKGGETMRLSIEGLGVQTQVVKTAN comes from the coding sequence ATGAAATTACTGCGTCACGGCCCCAAAGGGCAGGAAAAACCCGGTTGCCTTGATGCGTCAGGCCGCGTGCGCGACCTGTCCGAGCATGTCCGGGATATTGCCGGAGAGGCGTTGCTGCCCGAGTCCATCGCCCGCCTGAAGGCACTGAACATGGACGCCCTGCCGATTGTCGAAGGCACTCCGCAGGATGATCTGCGGCTTGGCCCCTGCGTCGGCCAAACCGGAAAGTTTGTGTGCATCGGCCTGAACTACGCCGATCATGCCGCCGAAAGCGGGTTGGACGTTCCGCCCGAGCCGGTCATTTTCAACAAATGGACGTCGGCGATCATTGGCCCGGATGACGATGTCATCGTTCCGCGCGGCTCTGAAAAGACCGACTGGGAGGTCGAACTTGGCGTCGTGATCGGCAAGGGCGGTGCCTATATCGACGAAGCGGATGCGATGGATCACGTTGCCGGGTTCTGCGTGATCAACGACGTCTCTGAACGCGAGTATCAGATCGAACGCGCAGGCACTTGGGACAAAGGCAAGGGCTGCGATACTTTTGGCCCGACGGGTCCCTGGCTGGTGACTCCCGATGAGGTCGGCGACTATGACGCGCTGGGGATGTGGCTGGAAGTGGATGGCACGCGGTATCAAAACGGTTCGACCGCGACGATGGTCTACAAAGTGCCGCACCTGATTTCCTACTGCTCGCAGTTCATGAGCCTGCAACCGGGTGACATCATTTCGACCGGCACGCCTCCGGGGGTCGGAATGGGATGTAAGCCGCCGGTTTATCTGAAGGGTGGAGAAACCATGCGGCTGAGTATCGAAGGACTTGGCGTTCAGACACAGGTTGTCAAAACGGCAAACTAG
- a CDS encoding ABC transporter substrate-binding protein — MLSRRTLMGALGLSIALASAPAAYAQDEIYIPLVSKGFQHQFWQAVKAGADQAAEEFGVRITFEGPDNETMVDRQIDMLAAALANKPSAIGFAALDSQAAIPLLRQAADAGIPVIAFDSGVDSDIPVATATTDNVAAAALAADKMAEFLGGSGKVAVVAHDQTSRTGIDRRDGFLNRIASEYPDIEVVSVQYGAGDQLTSTEVAKAILTANPDLGGMFGTNEGSAIGIVNAVREMGSEGVTIIGYDSGKAQTDAIRDGLMAGAITQNPVGIGYETVKAAVAAMNGETLPAIIDTGFYYYDQSNIDDAEIQAVLYD, encoded by the coding sequence ATGTTGTCACGTCGTACTCTTATGGGCGCACTTGGCCTTTCCATCGCTCTGGCATCGGCTCCTGCCGCTTATGCTCAGGATGAAATTTACATCCCGCTGGTCTCAAAAGGCTTTCAGCACCAGTTCTGGCAAGCCGTGAAAGCCGGTGCAGATCAGGCCGCCGAAGAATTCGGTGTCCGCATCACCTTTGAAGGCCCCGACAATGAAACCATGGTTGATCGCCAGATCGACATGCTGGCGGCCGCCTTGGCCAACAAGCCTTCGGCCATCGGATTTGCCGCGCTGGACAGCCAAGCCGCAATTCCGCTGCTCCGTCAGGCCGCTGATGCGGGCATTCCGGTTATTGCCTTTGACAGTGGTGTCGACAGCGATATCCCGGTGGCGACCGCAACCACGGACAACGTCGCAGCAGCAGCACTGGCCGCCGACAAGATGGCCGAATTTCTGGGCGGTTCCGGCAAGGTTGCCGTCGTGGCCCACGACCAGACCAGCCGCACCGGCATCGACCGCCGCGATGGTTTCCTGAACCGGATCGCAAGCGAATACCCCGACATCGAGGTTGTCAGCGTGCAGTATGGCGCAGGCGACCAGTTGACCTCGACCGAGGTCGCCAAGGCCATTCTGACGGCCAACCCTGATCTGGGTGGCATGTTCGGCACCAACGAAGGCTCTGCCATCGGGATCGTCAACGCCGTGCGTGAAATGGGCAGCGAAGGCGTGACCATCATCGGCTACGACTCTGGCAAGGCGCAGACCGATGCGATCCGTGACGGCCTGATGGCTGGTGCGATCACCCAGAACCCTGTCGGCATCGGCTATGAGACCGTCAAGGCCGCCGTGGCCGCGATGAATGGCGAAACCCTGCCCGCTATCATCGACACCGGCTTTTACTACTACGACCAGTCCAACATCGACGACGCTGAAATCCAGGCTGTCCTTTACGATTGA
- a CDS encoding ABC transporter permease, with translation MTTTTPEAPRSALSRIVAAGTHQRVLAFASLIVLLIGFSIASPNFMQTSNMIAILQATSVNGVLAIAVTLVIITGGIDLSVGTMMTFCAVITGVVLTYAGMPLPLGVMAAVLTGAACGACSGTFVAKMAIPPFIATLGMMLILKGLSLVISGTRPIYFNDTPGFSEISRGSLIGEIIPAIPIPNGVLILFIVAAVTAYILNRTVLGRYCFALGSNEESVRLSGVNTDRWKIAIYALAGAIVGIAGLLIASRLNSAQPALGLGYELEAIAAVVIGGTSLSGGRGSILGSLIGALIMAVLTNGLRVLSVAQEWQTVVTGAIIILAVYADMMRRNKVK, from the coding sequence ATGACGACCACAACACCCGAAGCCCCCCGATCGGCGCTGTCGCGGATCGTTGCCGCAGGCACGCACCAGCGGGTTCTGGCCTTTGCCAGTCTGATCGTGCTGCTGATCGGCTTTTCGATCGCCTCGCCGAACTTCATGCAAACGTCGAACATGATTGCGATCCTGCAGGCGACATCGGTGAACGGTGTTCTGGCGATTGCGGTGACACTGGTCATCATCACCGGCGGGATCGACCTGTCCGTTGGGACCATGATGACCTTTTGCGCGGTTATCACTGGCGTGGTCCTGACCTACGCAGGGATGCCTTTGCCGCTGGGGGTGATGGCGGCTGTGCTGACGGGGGCCGCGTGTGGTGCCTGTTCCGGCACGTTTGTCGCCAAGATGGCAATCCCGCCGTTTATCGCGACGCTGGGCATGATGCTGATCCTCAAGGGGCTCAGCCTTGTGATCTCGGGCACCCGTCCAATCTATTTCAACGACACTCCCGGTTTCAGTGAGATTTCGCGCGGTTCGCTGATTGGCGAGATCATTCCCGCGATCCCGATCCCCAACGGCGTGCTGATCCTGTTCATCGTCGCCGCTGTGACCGCCTATATCCTGAACCGCACGGTGTTGGGCCGCTATTGTTTCGCCCTTGGGTCAAACGAGGAATCCGTCCGCCTTTCCGGCGTCAATACCGACCGCTGGAAGATTGCAATCTATGCGCTTGCCGGGGCCATTGTCGGCATCGCGGGGCTGCTGATTGCGTCGCGTCTGAATTCTGCCCAGCCGGCTCTGGGGCTTGGCTATGAACTCGAAGCGATTGCAGCGGTTGTGATCGGTGGCACGTCGCTGTCTGGCGGACGCGGGTCCATTCTGGGGTCGCTCATCGGGGCCCTGATCATGGCCGTACTGACCAACGGACTGCGCGTGCTGTCCGTGGCTCAGGAATGGCAAACGGTTGTGACCGGCGCAATCATCATTCTGGCGGTCTACGCCGACATGATGCGCCGCAACAAAGTGAAGTAA
- a CDS encoding sugar ABC transporter ATP-binding protein — protein sequence MTYLVEMTGIEKRFPGVHALKAVQFNLRPGEVHALMGENGAGKSTLMKIMSGIYPRDSGEMFVDGKPVTPDGPRAAQDLGIGIIHQELSLMNDLTAAQNVLIGREPRRSFGRLDEPALNKKTAEIFASLNLAMDPRTPVSTQTIARQQLIEIAKALSYNPRVLIMDEPTAALNDAEITELFKVIRKLKADGVGIVYISHRMDEIKRIADRVTILRDGAYIDTVDAAETPLSKIIQLMVGREVTQSAPVIPDTSQSPVALEVRNLSRGKEVRDVSFDVRKGEILGFAGLMGAGRTEVARIIFGADPRDAGEIIVHGQPVNIRTPHAAVEAGIGYLSEDRKHFGLAVDMTVRANVAMANLGQFTNRFGVLDEGAMKTTAIKYIDQLGVRTPSDMQDVRLLSGGNQQKVVIAKWLLRDCDVLIFDEPTRGIDIGAKSEIYALLEDLAAQGRAIIVISSELPEVMRLSHRIAVMCEGRLTGILPGGEGTTQEQIMELATQRDTALVGAEDHL from the coding sequence ATGACATACCTGGTGGAAATGACGGGGATCGAGAAACGCTTTCCCGGTGTTCACGCGCTCAAGGCCGTCCAGTTCAATCTGCGTCCGGGGGAGGTTCACGCCCTGATGGGCGAGAACGGTGCAGGCAAATCGACCCTGATGAAAATCATGTCCGGTATCTATCCGCGTGACAGCGGAGAGATGTTTGTCGACGGCAAACCGGTGACCCCGGATGGTCCGCGCGCGGCGCAGGATCTGGGGATCGGGATCATTCACCAGGAACTCAGCCTGATGAATGATCTGACGGCGGCGCAAAACGTGCTGATCGGGCGTGAACCGCGCCGCAGCTTTGGCCGGTTGGATGAACCCGCCCTGAACAAGAAGACCGCCGAGATTTTTGCCTCGCTCAATCTGGCGATGGACCCGCGCACCCCGGTCAGTACCCAGACCATTGCCCGTCAGCAGTTGATCGAGATCGCCAAGGCACTGTCCTACAACCCGCGCGTCCTGATCATGGATGAGCCGACGGCGGCGCTGAATGACGCCGAGATTACCGAACTTTTCAAGGTGATCCGCAAGCTCAAGGCCGATGGCGTCGGTATCGTCTACATCAGTCACCGTATGGATGAGATCAAGCGGATCGCGGACCGGGTCACCATCCTGCGCGATGGGGCATATATCGACACGGTGGACGCAGCCGAGACGCCGCTGTCAAAGATCATCCAGCTGATGGTGGGCCGCGAAGTGACGCAAAGCGCGCCGGTCATTCCGGACACATCGCAAAGCCCGGTGGCCTTGGAGGTCCGCAACCTGTCGCGCGGCAAAGAGGTGCGCGATGTCAGCTTTGATGTCCGCAAGGGAGAGATCCTTGGCTTTGCCGGGTTGATGGGGGCCGGGAGGACAGAGGTCGCGCGCATCATCTTTGGCGCTGATCCCCGTGACGCCGGTGAGATCATTGTTCATGGCCAGCCGGTCAATATCCGCACACCCCACGCAGCCGTCGAGGCCGGGATCGGCTATCTGTCCGAAGACCGCAAACACTTTGGCCTTGCCGTAGACATGACCGTGCGTGCCAATGTGGCGATGGCCAATCTGGGCCAGTTCACCAACCGCTTTGGTGTGCTTGACGAAGGCGCGATGAAAACCACGGCGATCAAGTACATCGATCAGTTGGGGGTGCGCACCCCGTCGGACATGCAGGACGTGCGTCTGTTGTCGGGCGGTAACCAGCAAAAGGTCGTTATCGCCAAATGGCTGTTGCGCGACTGCGATGTGCTGATCTTTGATGAGCCGACCCGTGGCATCGACATCGGTGCCAAGTCGGAAATCTATGCCTTGCTCGAAGACCTCGCGGCACAGGGACGCGCGATCATCGTGATTTCGTCGGAATTGCCCGAGGTCATGCGCCTGTCGCACCGCATCGCGGTGATGTGCGAGGGACGCCTGACAGGCATCCTGCCCGGCGGCGAAGGCACCACTCAGGAACAAATCATGGAATTGGCCACACAACGCGACACGGCGTTGGTGGGTGCGGAGGATCACCTATGA